From a region of the Takifugu flavidus isolate HTHZ2018 chromosome 20, ASM371156v2, whole genome shotgun sequence genome:
- the ess2 gene encoding splicing factor ESS-2 homolog yields MEGSASVRKSLSGTLVPLSVTTVAVLEKPEGQENEKQKKKVLDDDEYVENLEKIIQRDFFPDITKLQAQMDYIDAEETGDLQKMREISIQFGSTAKSTPRSSAPYVTPATFETPVGRSGSPSSSFGGKDVDAETQGDNKEDKELPCLDKFLAKNTSEDNALFEHIMDLAKQKEKVKHSWLYEAEAEFKERHEQNLALQPIEKAALECVKAGLETWEYKAKNALMYYPEGVKDDTLFKKPREIVHKNTRFNGDPFSKTLNKSQIQQAAALNAQFKQGKVGPDGKELIPHDSPAVNGYGYVAPPSPAPGVAESPLMTWGEIESTPFRLDGSDTPYTERNLGPSFKIPEPGRRERLGLKMANEAAAKNRAKKKEALRKVTENLASLTPKGLSPGLSPALQRLVNRTSSKYTDKALRASYTPSPVHGVGSSKSPFVGLSTPTGTPTPDKAKTPSSQDLTSLTDNLLQLPNRRKAADFF; encoded by the exons ATGGAAGGCAGCGCCAGTGTGAGGAAATCGCTGTCCGGGACTTTGGTTCCGTTGTCGGTCACAACAGTGGCGGTCCTCGAAAAACCCGAGGGACAGGAgaatgagaagcagaaaaaaaaggttctggacgACGACGAGTATGTTGAG AATTTAGAGAAGATCATCCAGAGGGACTTTTTCCCAGATATTACTAAACTGCAAGCACAGATGGACTATATTGATGCTGAGGAAACTGGTGATCTACAGAAAATGAGGGAGATATCAATCCAATTTGGCTCAACGGCAAAGTCTACACCACGATCTTCTGCACCTT ATGTGACTCCGGCCACTTTTGAGACCCCAGTGGGTCGCTCTggttctccttcctcttcctttggAGGTAAAGATGTAGATGCAG AGACCCAGGGTGACAACAAGGAAGACAAAGAACTGCCCTGTCTGGACAAGTTCCTCGCTAAAAATACAAGTGAAGATAATGCATTATTTGAACATATCATGGATTTGGCAAAACAGAAGGAGAAAGTTAAGCATTCCTGGTTAtatgaagctgaagctgaattTAAGGAG CGCCATGAACAGAATCTTGCCTTACAACCAATAGAAAAAGCAGCACTGGAATGTGTGAAAGCTGGGCTTGAGACCTGGGAATACAAAGCAAAAAATGCCTTGATGTATTATCCAGAGG GTGTTAAGGATGATACCCTGTTTAAGAAGCCGCGGGAGATAGTGCACAAAAATACACGTTTTAATGGAGACCCGTTCAGCAAAACTCTCAACAAAAGCCAAATtcaacaggctgcagccctCAATGCACAG TTCAAGCAGGGAAAAGTTGGCCCGGATGGGAAGGAGCTCATCCCACATGATTCCCCTGCTGTGAACGGATATGGTTACGTagccccaccctcacctgcacCCG GTGTAGCTGAGTCTCCTCTGATGACGTGGGGTGAGATCGAGAGCACCCCATTTCGTCTGGACGGATCCGACACCCCTTATACGGAGAGGAACCTCGGCCCCTCATTCAAG ATTCCAGAACCGGGGAGACGAGAGAGGCTGGGTTTAAAGATGGCAAACGAAGCCGCTGCCAAGAACCGTGCAAAGAAAAAGGAGGCCTTACGAAAAGTCACGGAGAATCTCGCAAG CCTCACACCTAAAGGTCTCAGCCCGGGCCTCAGCCCCGCTTTACAAAGGCTCGTGAATCGGACGTCGAGCAAGTACACGGACAAAGCGTTGCGCGCAAGTTACACCCCATCGCCTGTGCACGGAGTCGGCAGCTCCAAGTCTCCCTTTGTTGGCCTGTCCACTCCCACGGGAACGCCAACGCCAGACAAGGCCAAAACGCCGAGCTCACAGGATCTCACATCGCTCACGGACAATCTGCTTCAGCTTCCAAACAGAAGGAAAGCAGCAGACTTTTTCTAA
- the dgcr2 gene encoding integral membrane protein DGCR2/IDD isoform X2 yields the protein MLPKARSSSFVLFSLLFVLTLTDPPRTEQRCSPGQFACRSGKMQCIPMSWQCDGWTACDDKSDELDCPPIKEERFRFGNGYDQVEDVIGVAQPVRFNKKCPSGWHHYEKTASCYKVYMRSENYWQAVETCQKVNGSLATFVTNEELQFILKIEVDFDDKVCDRRDQCKFWVGYQYVITNQNHSLEGRWEVAYQGSMQVFLPPEGLTNFGEASPTQDSVFCAQLQRFQIKSMNERGLHSWHAENCYKKFPFLCKRRQTCVDIKDNVVNEGYYFTPKGDDPCLSCTCHDGEPEMCVAALCERPQGCQHFRKDPKECCKFTCLDPDGNSLFDSMASGMRLIVSCISSFLILSLLLFMVHRLRQRRRERIETLIGGNLHHFNLGRRVPGFDYGPDVFGTGLTPLHLSDDGEGGAFHFQEPPPPYAAYKYPDIHHPDDPPPPYEASINPDSLLYVDLGHRSISMAPTQMDGEDLQAGIPTSGPLSESAPPPQEREDSIDSSTLLVGPDTPVEGQAPDCASSLSTVV from the exons ATGTTGCCAAAGGCTCGCAGCAGCAGTTTcgtcctcttctctcttctcttcgtCCTCACCTTAACGGACCCGCCACGCACAG AGCAGCGCTGCAGCCCGGGGCAGTTCGCCTGCCGCAGTGGGAAGATGCAGTGCATCCCCATGTCCTGGCAGTGCGACGGCTGGACGGCGTGCGACGACAAGAGCGACGAGTTGGACTGTCCTC cgaTAAAGGAAGAGAGGTTCCGCTTCGGCAACGGCTACGACCAGGTGGAGGATGTCATCGGCGTGGCTCAGCCCGTGCGCTTCAACA agaAATGCCCCAGCGGGTGGCACCACTATGAGAAGACCGCCAGCTGCTACAAGGTGTACATGAGGAGCGAGAACTACTGGCAGGCCGTGGAAACGTGTCAGAAGGTCAACGGCTCGCTGGCCACCTTCGTCACCAACGAGGAGCTGCAGTTCATCCTGAAGATCGAGGTGGACTTCGACGACAAAGTCTGCGACCGCAGGGACCAGTGCAA GTTTTGGGTGGGCTACCAGTACGTGATCACCAATCAGAACCATTCCCTGGAGGGTCGTTGGGAGGTCGCGTACCAGG GGTCAATGCAGGTTTTTCTGCCGCCTGAGGGCCTGACCAATTTCGGAGAGGCCTCCCCGACCCAGGACAGCGTCTTCTGCGCCCAGCTGCAGCGCTTTCAGATCAAAAGCATGAACGAGCGGGGTCTCCACAGCTGGCACGCCGAGAACTGCTACAAGAAGTTCCCCTTCCTCTGCAAGAGGA GACAAACCTGCGTGGACATAAAGGACAACGTGGTAAATGAGGGCTACTACTTCACGCCCAAGGGGGACGACCCGTGTCTGAGCTGCACCTGTCATGACGGCGAGCCGGAGATGTGCGTGGCGGCGCTGTGCGAGCGTCCGCAGGGGTGTCAGCACTTTCGTAAGGACCCCAAAGAGTGCTGCAAGTTCACCTGCTTGGACCCAG ATGGAAACAGTCTTTTCGACTCCATGGCCAGCGGGATGAGACTCATCGTCAGCTGCATCTCgtccttcctcatcctctcgctgctgctcttcatggTGCACAGACTCCGCCAGCGCAGGCGCGAGCGCATCGAAACCCTGATCGGAGGAAACT TGCACCACTTTAACCTCGGGAGGCGCGTCCCAGGATTTGACTACGGCCCGGACGTGTTTGGCACCGGCCTCACTCCCTTGCACCTCTCAGACGACGGCGAGGGGGGCGCGTTCCACTTCCAGGAGCCTCCTCCGCCATACGCTGCCTACAAATACCCCGACATCCACCACCCGGACGACCCGCCCCCTCCGTACGAGGCCTCCATCAACCCAGACAGCCTCCTCTACGTAGACCTCG GACACCGAAGCATCTCCATGGCACCGACCCAGATGGACGGAGAGGACCTGCAGGCTGGTATTCCCACCTCCGGTCCCCTGTCAGAATCGGCACCGCCGCCCCAGGAGAGGGAGGACTCCATAGATAGCAGCACGCTGCTGGTGGGGCCGGACACCCCGGTTGAGGGCCAGGCCCCCGACTGTGCCTCCTCCCTCAGCACCGTGGTATAG
- the dgcr2 gene encoding integral membrane protein DGCR2/IDD isoform X1 has protein sequence MLPKARSSSFVLFSLLFVLTLTDPPRTGPRLAMARLLSEQRCSPGQFACRSGKMQCIPMSWQCDGWTACDDKSDELDCPPIKEERFRFGNGYDQVEDVIGVAQPVRFNKKCPSGWHHYEKTASCYKVYMRSENYWQAVETCQKVNGSLATFVTNEELQFILKIEVDFDDKVCDRRDQCKFWVGYQYVITNQNHSLEGRWEVAYQGSMQVFLPPEGLTNFGEASPTQDSVFCAQLQRFQIKSMNERGLHSWHAENCYKKFPFLCKRRQTCVDIKDNVVNEGYYFTPKGDDPCLSCTCHDGEPEMCVAALCERPQGCQHFRKDPKECCKFTCLDPDGNSLFDSMASGMRLIVSCISSFLILSLLLFMVHRLRQRRRERIETLIGGNLHHFNLGRRVPGFDYGPDVFGTGLTPLHLSDDGEGGAFHFQEPPPPYAAYKYPDIHHPDDPPPPYEASINPDSLLYVDLGHRSISMAPTQMDGEDLQAGIPTSGPLSESAPPPQEREDSIDSSTLLVGPDTPVEGQAPDCASSLSTVV, from the exons ATGTTGCCAAAGGCTCGCAGCAGCAGTTTcgtcctcttctctcttctcttcgtCCTCACCTTAACGGACCCGCCACGCACAG GTCCACGGCTTGCTATGGCAAGATTATTGTCAG AGCAGCGCTGCAGCCCGGGGCAGTTCGCCTGCCGCAGTGGGAAGATGCAGTGCATCCCCATGTCCTGGCAGTGCGACGGCTGGACGGCGTGCGACGACAAGAGCGACGAGTTGGACTGTCCTC cgaTAAAGGAAGAGAGGTTCCGCTTCGGCAACGGCTACGACCAGGTGGAGGATGTCATCGGCGTGGCTCAGCCCGTGCGCTTCAACA agaAATGCCCCAGCGGGTGGCACCACTATGAGAAGACCGCCAGCTGCTACAAGGTGTACATGAGGAGCGAGAACTACTGGCAGGCCGTGGAAACGTGTCAGAAGGTCAACGGCTCGCTGGCCACCTTCGTCACCAACGAGGAGCTGCAGTTCATCCTGAAGATCGAGGTGGACTTCGACGACAAAGTCTGCGACCGCAGGGACCAGTGCAA GTTTTGGGTGGGCTACCAGTACGTGATCACCAATCAGAACCATTCCCTGGAGGGTCGTTGGGAGGTCGCGTACCAGG GGTCAATGCAGGTTTTTCTGCCGCCTGAGGGCCTGACCAATTTCGGAGAGGCCTCCCCGACCCAGGACAGCGTCTTCTGCGCCCAGCTGCAGCGCTTTCAGATCAAAAGCATGAACGAGCGGGGTCTCCACAGCTGGCACGCCGAGAACTGCTACAAGAAGTTCCCCTTCCTCTGCAAGAGGA GACAAACCTGCGTGGACATAAAGGACAACGTGGTAAATGAGGGCTACTACTTCACGCCCAAGGGGGACGACCCGTGTCTGAGCTGCACCTGTCATGACGGCGAGCCGGAGATGTGCGTGGCGGCGCTGTGCGAGCGTCCGCAGGGGTGTCAGCACTTTCGTAAGGACCCCAAAGAGTGCTGCAAGTTCACCTGCTTGGACCCAG ATGGAAACAGTCTTTTCGACTCCATGGCCAGCGGGATGAGACTCATCGTCAGCTGCATCTCgtccttcctcatcctctcgctgctgctcttcatggTGCACAGACTCCGCCAGCGCAGGCGCGAGCGCATCGAAACCCTGATCGGAGGAAACT TGCACCACTTTAACCTCGGGAGGCGCGTCCCAGGATTTGACTACGGCCCGGACGTGTTTGGCACCGGCCTCACTCCCTTGCACCTCTCAGACGACGGCGAGGGGGGCGCGTTCCACTTCCAGGAGCCTCCTCCGCCATACGCTGCCTACAAATACCCCGACATCCACCACCCGGACGACCCGCCCCCTCCGTACGAGGCCTCCATCAACCCAGACAGCCTCCTCTACGTAGACCTCG GACACCGAAGCATCTCCATGGCACCGACCCAGATGGACGGAGAGGACCTGCAGGCTGGTATTCCCACCTCCGGTCCCCTGTCAGAATCGGCACCGCCGCCCCAGGAGAGGGAGGACTCCATAGATAGCAGCACGCTGCTGGTGGGGCCGGACACCCCGGTTGAGGGCCAGGCCCCCGACTGTGCCTCCTCCCTCAGCACCGTGGTATAG
- the car15 gene encoding carbonic anhydrase 15 isoform X2, with protein sequence MIRAAALLTALVVPGVISGDYCYNEPHCDPYAWGDLVPACHPLLEVRHSPINLGGQVSRNRSLDSLHLEGFEDIQAGHWTLQNDGHSVILQVGSGMSVSGGGLPDVYHTIQLHFHWGGPATNGSEHTVDRRRYPMEMHIVNMKGVYPNVTAALGDPTGLAVLGVFIDVVYADNVHFGHISRKLSSVAYKGQTTKIKPFALLDLLPRHNMSQYYRYYGSLTTPPCSQAVVWTLYEVPVYISWSQLAQFTSQIFSTEEDAEQVTPLQNNFRHVHPTFSRVVSMSKDARRLPASSSHPLRSAGARQLLHVVVLGGFVSRF encoded by the exons ATGATCCGGGCCGCAGCTCTCCTCACCGCCCTCGTGGTTCCGGGCGTGATTTCGG GTGACTACTGTTACAACGAGCCGCACTGTG ACCCGTACGCGTGGGGGGACCTGGTCCCCGCCTGTCACCCGTTACTGGAGGTGCGTCACTCGCCCATCAACCTGGGCGGGCAGGTGAGCAGGAACAGGTCTCTGGACTCCCTGCACCTCGAGGGCTTCGAGGACATCCAGGCAGGACACTGGACCCTCCAGAACGACGGACATTCCG TCATCCTGCAGGTCGGGAGCGGCATGTCGGTGAGCGGCGGCGGCCTTCCAGATGTTTACCACACCATCCAGCTGCACTTCCACTGGGGCGGCCCGGCCACCAACGGCTCGGAGCACACGGTGGACCGGCGCAGATACCCGATGGAG ATGCACATCGTCAACATGAAAGGCGTCTACCCCAATGTGACCGCTGCTCTGGGCGACCCCACGGGACTGGCCGTGCTCGGAGTCTTTATAGAC GTCGTTTACGCAGACAATGTCCACTTTGGACACATATCCCGGAAGCTGTCCTCCGTGGCTTACAAAG GCCAAACTACAAAAATCAAGCCGTTCGCCCTGCTGGACCTTCTGCCGAGGCACAACATGAGCCAGTATTACCGTTACTATGGCAGCCTCACCACTCCTCCGTGCTCCCAGGCAGTCGTTTGGACCCTGTATGAGGTCCCCGTCTACATCTCCTGGTCTCAG CTGGCCCAGTTCACCTCGCAGATCTTCTCCACGGAGGAGGACGCCGAGCAGGTCACGCCTCTGCAGAACAACTTCCGACACGTCCACCCCACCTTCAGCCGCGTCGTGTCCATGTCCAAGGATGCCAGACGGCTCCCGGCGTCGTCCTCTCACCCGCTCAGGTCGGCAGGAGCAAGGCAGCTGCTTCACGTGGTTGTGCTCGGAGGGTTCGTCTCCAGGTTTTAA
- the car15 gene encoding carbonic anhydrase 15 isoform X1 has protein sequence MIRAAALLTALVVPGVISGDYCYNEPHCDPYAWGDLVPACHPLLEVRHSPINLGGQVSRNRSLDSLHLEGFEDIQAGHWTLQNDGHSVILQVGSGMSVSGGGLPDVYHTIQLHFHWGGPATNGSEHTVDRRRYPMEMHIVNMKGVYPNVTAALGDPTGLAVLGVFIDVVYADNVHFGHISRKLSSVAYKGLTLTRRPFVRRSLNVHFHSDSQGQTTKIKPFALLDLLPRHNMSQYYRYYGSLTTPPCSQAVVWTLYEVPVYISWSQLAQFTSQIFSTEEDAEQVTPLQNNFRHVHPTFSRVVSMSKDARRLPASSSHPLRSAGARQLLHVVVLGGFVSRF, from the exons ATGATCCGGGCCGCAGCTCTCCTCACCGCCCTCGTGGTTCCGGGCGTGATTTCGG GTGACTACTGTTACAACGAGCCGCACTGTG ACCCGTACGCGTGGGGGGACCTGGTCCCCGCCTGTCACCCGTTACTGGAGGTGCGTCACTCGCCCATCAACCTGGGCGGGCAGGTGAGCAGGAACAGGTCTCTGGACTCCCTGCACCTCGAGGGCTTCGAGGACATCCAGGCAGGACACTGGACCCTCCAGAACGACGGACATTCCG TCATCCTGCAGGTCGGGAGCGGCATGTCGGTGAGCGGCGGCGGCCTTCCAGATGTTTACCACACCATCCAGCTGCACTTCCACTGGGGCGGCCCGGCCACCAACGGCTCGGAGCACACGGTGGACCGGCGCAGATACCCGATGGAG ATGCACATCGTCAACATGAAAGGCGTCTACCCCAATGTGACCGCTGCTCTGGGCGACCCCACGGGACTGGCCGTGCTCGGAGTCTTTATAGAC GTCGTTTACGCAGACAATGTCCACTTTGGACACATATCCCGGAAGCTGTCCTCCGTGGCTTACAAAGGTTTGACCTTGACTCGGCGTCCGTTTGTTAGGCGCAGcttaaatgtgcattttcacTCTGATTCCCAAGGCCAAACTACAAAAATCAAGCCGTTCGCCCTGCTGGACCTTCTGCCGAGGCACAACATGAGCCAGTATTACCGTTACTATGGCAGCCTCACCACTCCTCCGTGCTCCCAGGCAGTCGTTTGGACCCTGTATGAGGTCCCCGTCTACATCTCCTGGTCTCAG CTGGCCCAGTTCACCTCGCAGATCTTCTCCACGGAGGAGGACGCCGAGCAGGTCACGCCTCTGCAGAACAACTTCCGACACGTCCACCCCACCTTCAGCCGCGTCGTGTCCATGTCCAAGGATGCCAGACGGCTCCCGGCGTCGTCCTCTCACCCGCTCAGGTCGGCAGGAGCAAGGCAGCTGCTTCACGTGGTTGTGCTCGGAGGGTTCGTCTCCAGGTTTTAA